Proteins encoded by one window of Acuticoccus sp. MNP-M23:
- the holA gene encoding DNA polymerase III subunit delta: MSTLRASEVGRRLTSIDALAPVIVVFGPDRGLVTETAASIAKLFDASSDPFAVVRLDASAITGEAGRLSDEARTVSMFGDKRLVWVRDAGGKNLAPAVAPLLADPPTDAVVLIEAGDLRKGVGLRKDAEAAKAALAIYCPADSVRDLERMVDEEAASLGLQVDAEARAALIERLGADRGASRSEVAKVCLHAASGDRLTLADVDAVVGDVSVTEMSEVVDAALLGQRDRLAVLLPRVLKQDSHAVTLLMNAQWALQGFEIAAAAVAAGTAPGRAVEGIRPPLYGPRKSSGARILDRWTPARLRTVSAAVAAAVFATRTRPALSIPVAQDVMLRIVCQDGR; the protein is encoded by the coding sequence GTGAGCACGCTGCGCGCGTCCGAGGTCGGCCGGCGGCTGACCTCGATCGACGCACTGGCGCCGGTGATTGTCGTGTTCGGGCCCGATCGCGGGCTGGTCACCGAAACAGCCGCCAGCATCGCAAAATTGTTCGACGCTTCATCGGACCCGTTTGCCGTGGTCCGGCTCGATGCGTCCGCCATCACCGGCGAGGCGGGCCGTCTTTCCGATGAAGCGCGCACGGTGTCGATGTTCGGGGATAAACGGCTGGTCTGGGTGCGCGATGCGGGCGGCAAGAATCTTGCCCCGGCCGTCGCGCCGCTGCTTGCCGATCCCCCGACCGACGCCGTGGTCCTGATCGAAGCCGGCGACCTCAGGAAAGGCGTCGGCCTGCGCAAGGACGCCGAGGCGGCAAAGGCGGCGCTGGCGATCTATTGCCCGGCCGACAGTGTGCGCGACCTGGAGCGGATGGTGGACGAGGAAGCGGCCTCGCTCGGCCTTCAGGTGGATGCGGAGGCCCGCGCCGCGCTGATCGAGCGGCTCGGTGCGGATCGTGGCGCCTCGCGCAGCGAAGTTGCCAAGGTGTGCCTTCATGCCGCCAGCGGCGACCGGCTGACGCTGGCCGACGTGGATGCCGTGGTGGGGGACGTGTCGGTCACCGAAATGAGCGAGGTGGTGGATGCTGCGCTGCTCGGCCAGCGGGACCGGCTAGCGGTGCTCCTGCCCCGCGTTCTCAAGCAGGACAGCCATGCGGTGACATTGCTGATGAACGCGCAGTGGGCGCTGCAGGGTTTTGAAATTGCGGCAGCGGCCGTGGCTGCGGGCACTGCGCCCGGCCGCGCGGTGGAAGGGATCCGCCCGCCGCTTTATGGCCCGCGCAAGTCTTCTGGTGCACGCATTCTCGACCGGTGGACCCCGGCGCGGCTGCGCACCGTTTCGGCTGCGGTGGCGGCGGCGGTATTTGCCACGCGCACCCGGCCCGCGCTGTCGATTCCGGTGGCGCAGGATGTGATGCTGCGGATCGTCTGTCAGGACGGGCGCTGA